The following proteins come from a genomic window of Microtus ochrogaster isolate Prairie Vole_2 chromosome 7, MicOch1.0, whole genome shotgun sequence:
- the Nt5c gene encoding 5'(3')-deoxyribonucleotidase, cytosolic type, giving the protein MEARRPVRVLVDMDGVLADFESGLLQGFRRRFPGEPHVPLEQRRGFLASEQYRALRPDLAEKLASVYEAPGFFLNLEPIPGAVDALREMNDMQDTEVFICTSPLRKYDHCVGEKYRWVEQNLGPQFVERIILTRDKTVVKGDLLFDDKDSIQGLEKTPSWEHILFTCCHNRHLALPPTRRRLLSWSDNWRGIIDSKRTGL; this is encoded by the exons ATGGAGGCGCGGCGGCCGGTGCGCGTGCTGGTGGACATGGACGGCGTGCTGGCCGACTTCGAGTCTGGTCTGCTCCAGGGTTTCCGCCGCCGCTTTCCCGGGGAGCCGCACGTGCCGCTGGAGCAGCGCCGCGGCTTCCTCGCCAGCGAACAATATCGAGCCCTGCGGCCGGACCTGGCG GAGAAACTGGCCAGTGTGTATGAAGCTCCAGGCTTTTTCCTGAACTTGGAGCCCATCCCTGGGGCCGTGGACGCTTTGCGAGAGATGAACGACATGCAAGA CACCGAGGTCTTCATCTGCACCAGCCCACTGCGGAAGTACGACCACTGTGTGGGCGAGAAG TACCGCTGGGTGGAGCAGAACCTGGGGCCTCAGTTTGTGGAGCGGATTATCTTGACTAGGGACAAGACAGTGGTCAAGGGAGACCTACTCTTTGACGACAAAGACAGCATTCAAG GCCTGGAGAAGACCCCAAGCTGGGAGCACATCCTGTTCACCTGCTGCCACAATCGGCACCTGGCCCTGCCCCCCACCAGGAGACGGCTGCTTTCCTGGAGTGACAACTGGAGGGGGATCATTGACAGCAAGCGAACTGGCCTGTGA
- the Jpt1 gene encoding jupiter microtubule associated homolog 1, whose translation MTTTTTFKGVDPNSRNSSRVLRPPGGGSNFSLGFDEPSEQPVRKNKMASSIFGTPEENPPSWAKSAGAKSTTGGREDSESPGAQRSNPSEASSGDFLDLKGEGDMHENVDTDFQANLGQIEEKPVPAAPVPSPVAPAPAPSRRNPPGGKSSLVLG comes from the exons ATGACCACTACCACTACCTTCAAGGGTGTGGACCCCAACAGCAGGAACAGCTCCCG GGTTTTGCGGCCTCCAGGTGGTGGATCCAATTTTTCACTAGGCTTTGATGAGCCATCAGAACAGCCTGTGAGGAAGAACAAGATGGCTTCTAGCATCTTTGGGACACCTGAAGAAAACCCTCCATCTTGGGCAAAGTCAGCAG GTGCCAAGTCTACTACTGGTGGCAGGGAAGATTCTGAGTCACCTGGAGCACAGAGAAGTAACCCCTCTGAAGCGAGTTCTGGAGACTTCTTAGACCTCAAG GGAGAAGGTGATATGCATG AAAATGTGGACACAGACTTCCAAGCCAACCTGGGGCAGATTGAAGAGAAGCCCGTGCCTGCTGCTCCTGTGCCCAGCCCAGTGGCTCCGGCCCCAGCGCCATCCAGGAGAAACCCCCCTGGTggcaagtccagcctggtcttggGTTAG